In Prochlorococcus marinus str. MIT 1214, one DNA window encodes the following:
- a CDS encoding pyridoxal phosphate-dependent aminotransferase — translation MEKTENSFVDLPNPRKDIEDLQPYSAPLEGRRNLLRLDFNENTIGPSPLVIKSLREISRDEISIYPEYSGLKEKVVETLIKQNSSVNINSSEVGIFNGVDAAINAIFHAYGDSDDLMLTTSPTFGYYTPCAQMRGMQINAIPYEGKDFQYPFDSICEFITQNNPKILLICNPNNPTGTRLSPERIIEISKLSSKTLVVVDELYEAFTGDSVLPFVNFQNTPNLVILRSLSKTAGLASLRIGFAIGHSKVINIVNRVTGPYDVNSFAVIAAFAALKDHSYIDSYVNAVLEARTWIKDQFQKYHVKHHIDGGNYFLLWPKSNPKQVEQKLKTSGILIRNMDKKENLKGSIRVSIGTIEQMKRFWSAFKIVDEM, via the coding sequence ATGGAAAAAACAGAAAATTCATTTGTTGATCTACCCAATCCCAGGAAAGATATCGAAGATTTACAGCCATATTCTGCACCACTGGAAGGAAGACGAAATTTACTAAGACTAGACTTTAATGAAAACACCATTGGACCAAGCCCACTAGTAATTAAATCTCTCAGAGAAATAAGCAGAGATGAAATCTCTATTTATCCTGAATACTCTGGTTTAAAAGAAAAAGTAGTAGAAACTCTAATTAAACAAAATTCAAGCGTGAATATAAACTCATCTGAAGTTGGTATTTTTAATGGAGTAGATGCAGCAATAAATGCTATTTTTCATGCCTATGGCGATTCTGATGATCTAATGCTAACAACATCGCCTACTTTTGGATATTATACTCCTTGCGCACAAATGCGAGGAATGCAAATCAACGCAATACCTTATGAGGGGAAAGATTTTCAATATCCATTTGATAGTATTTGCGAATTCATTACACAAAATAATCCAAAAATTTTACTCATCTGCAACCCGAATAACCCCACTGGAACAAGATTAAGCCCAGAAAGAATTATAGAGATCAGCAAACTTTCATCTAAAACACTAGTTGTTGTCGATGAACTTTATGAGGCATTTACAGGTGATAGTGTTCTGCCATTTGTGAATTTCCAAAATACACCTAATCTTGTTATATTAAGATCGCTTTCTAAAACTGCCGGTTTGGCAAGTTTAAGAATTGGATTTGCTATTGGTCATTCTAAAGTAATTAATATAGTGAATAGAGTGACTGGTCCTTATGACGTCAACAGCTTTGCTGTCATTGCTGCTTTTGCAGCACTTAAAGATCACTCCTATATTGATTCGTATGTAAACGCAGTACTTGAGGCTCGTACTTGGATCAAAGATCAATTCCAGAAGTACCATGTTAAGCATCATATTGATGGAGGAAACTATTTTCTACTTTGGCCAAAATCAAACCCAAAACAAGTTGAGCAAAAGTTAAAGACATCTGGAATTCTCATTAGAAATATGGATAAGAAAGAAAATCTAAAAGGCTCTATTAGAGTGAGTATTGGAACAATTGAGCAGATGAAAAGATTCTGGTCAGCTTTCAAGATTGTCGATGAAATGTAG
- the argS gene encoding arginine--tRNA ligase: MIEISARLEEALNRAFIKVFPKEDRSSKTSSILTGSNLVPASKPEFGDFQINCALSLAKELKQAPREIAQQIADQLQKDNDFVQICNPPLIAGPGFINLSINSKTLISEIHFRLNDKRLGVPLKKFRSEKIEEGKNNNRVIIDFSSPNIAKEMHVGHLRSTIIGDSLARVLEFRGYEVLRLNHVGDWGTQFGMLITHLKEVLPEALHTKDAVEISDLVNFYRQAKKRFDEDQIFQSKSRNEVVNLQAGDQESLIAWELLCKQSRKEFQKIYDRLDIKLTERGESFYNKFLVEVINDLKNKNLLINDQGAQCIFLNGVVGKDGKPQPIIIQKSDGGFNYATTDLAAIKYRLTTPPHGDGAFRLIYVTDAGQASHFSGVFQIAKLANWIPADCQIEHVPFGLVQGEDGKKLKTRSGETIRLVDLLDEAIQRARADLEDRLNTESRSENKSFIDKVSTTVGIAAIKYADLSQNRVSNYQFSFDKMLSLQGNTAPYLLYALVRIAGISRNGGDLNVSSQNIQFNEPQEWALIRKLLQLDCIIAEVEKELLPNRLCAYLFELSQIFNRFYDQVPILKASEPARTSRLALCSITADTLKLGMSLLGIPTLERM; the protein is encoded by the coding sequence ATGATTGAAATATCCGCCAGATTAGAAGAAGCCCTTAATAGAGCTTTCATCAAAGTATTCCCAAAAGAGGATCGCAGTTCAAAAACTTCTTCAATACTTACAGGTTCTAATTTAGTCCCCGCATCCAAGCCGGAATTTGGAGATTTTCAGATAAATTGTGCTTTATCACTGGCAAAAGAACTAAAACAAGCTCCTCGAGAAATTGCACAACAAATAGCTGATCAACTACAAAAAGATAATGATTTTGTTCAAATATGCAATCCACCACTTATTGCAGGTCCAGGTTTTATAAACCTATCTATAAATTCAAAAACACTTATATCGGAAATCCATTTTCGTCTAAATGATAAAAGATTGGGAGTGCCTCTAAAAAAATTCAGAAGTGAAAAAATAGAAGAGGGGAAAAACAATAACCGCGTGATTATTGATTTTTCCAGTCCAAACATTGCGAAAGAAATGCATGTTGGGCACTTACGATCAACAATTATTGGAGACTCATTAGCACGTGTACTTGAATTCCGTGGTTATGAAGTCTTACGACTCAATCATGTGGGGGATTGGGGTACACAATTTGGCATGCTCATCACTCATCTGAAAGAGGTTTTACCAGAGGCACTCCATACAAAAGATGCAGTGGAAATAAGCGATCTCGTGAATTTCTATCGTCAAGCAAAAAAGAGATTTGATGAAGATCAAATCTTTCAAAGTAAATCCAGAAATGAGGTTGTTAATTTACAAGCAGGTGACCAAGAAAGTCTAATTGCGTGGGAATTACTCTGCAAACAATCTAGAAAAGAGTTTCAAAAGATCTACGATCGACTTGATATCAAACTGACTGAAAGAGGTGAATCATTTTATAACAAATTTTTAGTAGAGGTTATTAATGATTTAAAAAATAAAAATTTACTAATAAATGATCAAGGAGCTCAATGTATTTTTCTTAATGGCGTAGTTGGGAAAGACGGGAAACCTCAACCAATAATTATTCAAAAAAGTGACGGAGGTTTTAATTATGCAACCACTGACTTGGCAGCGATAAAATATAGATTAACGACTCCTCCGCATGGAGATGGAGCTTTCCGGTTGATTTATGTCACAGATGCTGGTCAAGCTTCACATTTCTCTGGGGTTTTTCAAATTGCAAAGCTTGCAAATTGGATTCCTGCAGATTGTCAAATTGAGCATGTTCCCTTTGGTCTTGTGCAAGGAGAAGATGGTAAGAAGTTAAAAACTCGTTCAGGAGAAACAATTAGATTAGTAGACCTTCTGGATGAAGCAATTCAACGAGCAAGAGCAGATCTTGAAGATCGTCTCAACACTGAAAGCAGATCCGAAAATAAAAGTTTTATAGATAAAGTTTCTACGACTGTAGGGATTGCAGCCATCAAGTATGCGGATCTAAGTCAAAATAGAGTTTCGAATTACCAATTTAGTTTTGATAAGATGCTCTCTTTGCAGGGGAATACAGCACCATATTTACTTTATGCATTGGTACGAATAGCTGGAATATCGCGCAATGGTGGAGATTTAAATGTATCAAGTCAGAATATTCAGTTCAATGAACCACAAGAATGGGCCTTGATTCGCAAGCTATTGCAACTTGATTGTATTATCGCTGAAGTCGAAAAAGAACTGCTTCCTAATCGTCTCTGCGCGTATTTATTTGAATTAAGTCAGATTTTTAACAGATTCTATGATCAAGTTCCTATTTTAAAAGCAAGTGAGCCTGCAAGGACCAGTAGACTTGCTTTATGCTCTATTACTGCAGATACACTTAAACTGGGAATGAGTTTGTTAGGCATCCCTACTCTGGAAAGAATGTAA
- the nadC gene encoding carboxylating nicotinate-nucleotide diphosphorylase, translating into MDLRSPKLHKILDTWIEEDLGDGDLTRSVLNDSSASAHWIAKEDGTFCGGDLVKLIFKKIDPQVDIQLLLEDGQKFEKNQKLLELKGSSSSLVAGERVTLNVAMHLSGIATSTALLVTKLSGSNVKLADTRKTTPGLRIFEKYAFHCGGGINHRLGLDDAAMLKENHIEWSQGISESIKILKNTLPWTKKIIVEAETPSQAKEAVEAGADGILLDEMSVQTIEKLVPELRQLSKISNSKYVSQNIVIEVSGINPNNLSDYVFTGIDLISTSAPMTKSKWIDFSMRFD; encoded by the coding sequence GTGGATCTTCGCTCACCAAAGCTACATAAAATATTAGATACCTGGATTGAGGAAGATCTTGGTGATGGAGACCTCACAAGATCTGTCCTCAACGACAGCAGTGCATCAGCTCATTGGATTGCAAAAGAGGATGGCACTTTTTGTGGTGGAGATCTTGTCAAACTAATATTTAAAAAAATTGATCCCCAAGTTGATATTCAACTTCTATTAGAGGATGGTCAAAAGTTTGAAAAGAACCAAAAACTCCTAGAATTAAAAGGATCATCCTCTTCCTTAGTAGCAGGAGAGAGAGTAACTCTTAATGTAGCCATGCATCTTTCTGGCATTGCTACATCGACAGCTTTACTGGTAACTAAACTATCAGGATCCAATGTTAAGTTAGCAGACACACGTAAAACGACTCCAGGTCTACGAATATTCGAAAAATATGCTTTTCATTGTGGTGGCGGAATTAATCATAGACTTGGGTTGGATGATGCTGCCATGTTGAAAGAGAATCATATTGAATGGTCTCAGGGGATTAGCGAGAGTATCAAAATCTTAAAAAATACTCTTCCATGGACAAAAAAAATAATAGTCGAAGCAGAAACTCCCTCACAAGCTAAAGAAGCTGTAGAGGCAGGCGCTGATGGGATTTTACTTGATGAAATGTCTGTTCAAACCATAGAGAAATTAGTTCCAGAGTTACGTCAACTTTCAAAAATTAGTAATTCCAAATACGTCTCACAAAATATTGTTATTGAAGTTTCTGGAATCAACCCAAATAATTTGTCAGATTATGTTTTCACAGGTATTGATCTAATCTCAACTAGTGCTCCAATGACTAAAAGCAAATGGATAGATTTCAGTATGCGCTTTGACTAA
- the mnmE gene encoding tRNA uridine-5-carboxymethylaminomethyl(34) synthesis GTPase MnmE, with translation MNSFSPTEDTIAAIATAVSPGQGSIAVIRISGSSAIEITQNIVHIPGMHDWATHKVLYGHVTETNQKIYIDEVLILIMKGPRSFTGEDVVEIHCHGGIIAVQRILERILDMPSVRRAEPGEFSQRAVLNGRISLTQAESISELVAARSRKAAELAIKGIEGNIQTTMLLIRNRLIEELTEIEARLDFEEDLPILDETQVKNKIIAIQKDLNELIDNAKRGSWVRSGLKVALTGKPNVGKSSLLNRLSKQEKAIVTDLPGTTRDLLESEIVLEGIPITFIDTAGLRETTNIIEKIGISRTKKTLFQADLIILIFDYSNGWNSQDESILKQLPLNIPLLIVGNKSDLKNNQSFEKVPKYILEKENLVIISAKTGNGEDDLINYLLKICGSDQMHGFDIALNERQLDLAKSTLESLENINKVFDEKLPWDFWTIDLRQAINYLGELTGEDLTESLLDNIFSKFCIGK, from the coding sequence ATGAATTCGTTTTCCCCTACTGAAGATACTATTGCTGCAATTGCAACTGCCGTTTCTCCCGGCCAAGGAAGCATCGCTGTCATTAGGATCTCGGGCTCCTCAGCAATTGAGATAACTCAAAATATTGTTCATATCCCTGGAATGCACGATTGGGCCACTCACAAAGTGCTATACGGACATGTAACCGAAACAAATCAAAAAATATATATCGATGAAGTATTAATACTGATAATGAAAGGTCCACGAAGCTTTACAGGTGAAGATGTGGTGGAAATTCATTGCCATGGTGGAATTATTGCAGTCCAGAGGATCCTGGAAAGAATACTGGATATGCCAAGCGTTCGAAGAGCAGAACCAGGTGAATTTAGTCAACGAGCAGTACTGAATGGTCGTATAAGCCTGACTCAAGCAGAATCAATTAGCGAATTAGTCGCAGCAAGAAGTAGAAAAGCAGCAGAGCTCGCTATTAAAGGAATTGAAGGAAATATTCAAACTACGATGCTTTTAATCCGGAATCGATTGATAGAAGAACTCACGGAAATCGAAGCAAGACTAGATTTTGAAGAAGACCTTCCAATTTTAGATGAAACACAGGTAAAGAATAAAATTATCGCAATCCAAAAAGATCTTAACGAACTAATTGATAATGCTAAAAGAGGATCTTGGGTTCGTTCTGGCTTAAAAGTTGCACTGACCGGGAAACCTAATGTAGGGAAAAGCTCCTTACTTAATAGGCTTTCCAAGCAAGAAAAAGCCATTGTGACTGACCTACCTGGAACTACTAGAGACCTTTTGGAAAGTGAGATTGTTTTAGAGGGAATACCAATAACTTTTATTGATACAGCAGGTCTAAGAGAGACTACAAATATCATCGAAAAAATTGGTATTTCAAGAACTAAAAAAACTTTATTTCAAGCTGATCTCATCATATTAATCTTTGATTATTCAAACGGTTGGAATAGCCAGGATGAATCAATACTAAAACAATTACCCTTAAATATTCCACTTTTGATTGTAGGCAATAAATCTGATTTAAAGAATAATCAATCTTTTGAAAAAGTTCCAAAATATATATTAGAAAAAGAAAATCTTGTTATTATAAGTGCAAAAACCGGAAATGGAGAAGACGATCTAATTAATTACCTACTAAAAATATGTGGTTCTGATCAAATGCATGGATTCGATATTGCTCTAAATGAAAGACAACTTGATCTAGCTAAGTCAACTTTGGAATCCCTGGAAAATATTAATAAAGTTTTTGATGAAAAGCTACCATGGGATTTCTGGACGATCGATTTAAGACAAGCTATTAATTATTTAGGAGAACTAACAGGAGAGGATTTAACTGAAAGCTTACTTGATAATATATTTTCAAAATTCTGTATTGGCAAATAA
- a CDS encoding DUF2062 domain-containing protein, with protein MKKIFLNLIQRIRKFISWLWKQEGSPSQRALGLGVGIFSGCFPFFGLQTLMGVFLAKIFRGNSILAAVGTWISNPFTYVPLYYFNYRVGSLILNKEKNIVDFSHITTNQLWSQGWYLSSRLIIGSICMGLLAGIVGGLGLYFLLKKLSNKI; from the coding sequence ATGAAAAAAATCTTTCTAAATCTAATACAAAGAATTCGTAAATTTATCTCTTGGCTGTGGAAACAAGAAGGTTCTCCGTCTCAAAGAGCATTAGGGTTGGGCGTGGGGATATTTAGTGGTTGTTTCCCATTCTTTGGCTTGCAAACCTTGATGGGTGTTTTTTTAGCAAAAATTTTTAGGGGAAATAGTATTTTGGCGGCTGTTGGTACCTGGATTAGTAACCCATTTACTTATGTTCCTCTTTATTATTTTAATTATAGAGTAGGCTCTTTAATACTTAACAAAGAAAAAAATATAGTTGATTTTAGTCATATAACTACTAACCAATTGTGGTCTCAAGGTTGGTACTTAAGTTCTCGACTGATAATTGGCTCGATATGTATGGGTCTTTTGGCTGGAATCGTTGGTGGACTTGGTTTGTATTTTTTACTCAAAAAACTTTCTAATAAAATTTAA
- a CDS encoding RelA/SpoT family protein, with protein MPKVTSAHNSNQTHIVCDEFFDGQPQLRTHQIKHIDDYEIILPEWLKNCIENIPPGIGASCPRDSEALLVAAFDLAFQLHKGQYRKSGEPYITHPVAVADLLREIGASASVIAAVFLHDVVEDTDITPEQLEGYFGSEVRYLVEGVTKLGGIHFNNRTEAQAENLRKMFLAMASDIRVVLVKLADRLHNMRTISYLDKEKQTRIAKETREIYAPLANRLGIGRFKWELEDLAFKLIEPDPFREIQQQIASKRSEREERLNTTVQLLKDRLSSAGLSQCEVSGRPKHLYGIWSKMQRQQKEFHEIFDVAALRILVSDVETCYRALAVVHDTFRPIPGRFKDYIGLPKANGYQSLHTAVIGRHRPIEVQIRTPEMHRVSEFGIAAHWKYKEGGSPANPDSEKFNWLRQLVEWQQEDGVNDHNDYLASIKEDLFDEEVFVFTPKGDVLGLRNGSTAIDFAYRIHSEVGNHCNGARINDRLCVLSTPLENGDFVEILTHKSSHPSLDWLNYVATPTARNRIRQWYKKSHRQETILRGKELLEQEFGRKGIDNLLKGDAITKVAERCNLKSTEDLLAALGFGALTLHQVINRFREEIKIQNQLPEAELSDIELANQIGSQANLASNKSKTSQTKYSPIVGLEGLDYRLGGCCSPLPGESILGTVALGNHGITIHRTNCVNIQSVPNNRRLSVKWNSNTPIKEEKFPIQLRIEVIDRVGVLKDILMRLSDRGINVIDARVKTSHGKPACIDLRVELESANQLEITINQIRSMADVLDIARTGIN; from the coding sequence ATGCCTAAAGTCACCTCTGCGCACAACTCAAACCAGACTCATATCGTCTGTGATGAATTTTTTGATGGCCAGCCGCAACTTAGAACTCATCAAATCAAACATATTGATGATTATGAAATTATTCTGCCAGAGTGGTTAAAAAATTGCATTGAAAATATTCCACCGGGGATAGGAGCAAGCTGCCCAAGAGATTCAGAAGCACTTTTAGTTGCCGCATTTGACCTTGCATTTCAATTACATAAAGGGCAATACAGAAAAAGTGGCGAACCTTACATAACCCATCCAGTTGCGGTAGCGGACTTGCTAAGAGAGATAGGTGCAAGCGCTAGTGTGATTGCAGCAGTTTTTTTACATGACGTCGTCGAAGATACAGACATCACACCAGAACAACTCGAGGGGTATTTTGGTAGTGAAGTTAGATATCTAGTTGAAGGTGTAACTAAATTGGGCGGAATCCATTTTAATAATCGGACAGAAGCGCAAGCAGAAAACTTACGTAAAATGTTTCTAGCTATGGCTAGCGATATTCGAGTTGTATTGGTGAAGCTTGCAGATAGGCTACACAATATGAGAACTATTAGTTACTTAGACAAAGAGAAGCAAACACGAATAGCTAAAGAAACGAGAGAAATTTATGCTCCACTCGCAAACCGTTTAGGAATAGGACGCTTCAAATGGGAACTAGAAGACCTAGCATTTAAACTTATAGAGCCAGATCCCTTCAGAGAAATTCAACAACAAATAGCTAGTAAGCGTAGTGAAAGGGAAGAGAGATTAAATACAACTGTTCAATTACTAAAAGACCGCCTGAGCTCAGCAGGACTTAGCCAATGTGAGGTTAGTGGAAGGCCAAAGCATTTATATGGAATATGGAGCAAAATGCAAAGACAACAAAAAGAATTTCATGAAATTTTTGATGTTGCTGCTCTAAGAATTCTTGTCTCAGATGTCGAGACATGTTATCGAGCTCTTGCCGTTGTCCATGACACATTCAGACCAATTCCTGGTCGATTTAAAGACTATATAGGCCTCCCAAAAGCAAATGGATACCAGTCGCTACATACAGCTGTAATTGGCCGGCACAGACCTATTGAAGTGCAAATCAGGACTCCAGAAATGCATAGGGTTTCAGAGTTTGGAATTGCAGCTCACTGGAAGTATAAAGAAGGAGGATCTCCTGCTAATCCAGATTCAGAAAAATTTAATTGGTTACGCCAACTAGTTGAATGGCAACAAGAAGATGGGGTTAATGATCACAATGACTACCTTGCATCAATTAAAGAGGATTTATTTGATGAAGAAGTTTTTGTTTTCACTCCAAAAGGAGATGTCTTAGGATTAAGAAATGGTTCAACAGCAATCGATTTTGCTTATCGTATTCACTCTGAAGTAGGAAATCATTGCAATGGTGCTAGAATTAATGATCGTCTTTGCGTTCTATCAACACCTCTTGAAAATGGAGATTTCGTTGAGATCCTCACTCACAAGAGCTCTCATCCAAGTTTAGATTGGCTAAACTATGTAGCCACACCCACAGCTAGGAATCGCATTAGACAATGGTACAAAAAAAGTCATCGTCAAGAAACAATATTAAGAGGAAAGGAACTCCTAGAACAAGAATTTGGTCGTAAAGGAATTGATAATTTACTCAAAGGTGATGCGATAACAAAAGTTGCTGAGAGATGTAATCTAAAGTCTACGGAAGATTTATTAGCTGCACTTGGATTTGGAGCATTAACCCTACATCAAGTGATTAATAGATTTAGAGAAGAGATCAAAATACAAAACCAGCTACCTGAGGCTGAATTAAGTGATATCGAGCTGGCGAATCAAATTGGATCACAAGCAAATCTAGCTTCAAACAAATCAAAAACATCTCAAACAAAGTATTCGCCAATAGTTGGCCTTGAAGGACTTGACTATAGACTCGGGGGATGTTGTAGCCCTTTGCCAGGAGAATCAATACTCGGAACAGTTGCACTTGGTAATCATGGAATCACGATACATCGGACTAATTGTGTCAATATACAATCAGTCCCTAACAATAGAAGACTATCAGTCAAGTGGAATAGCAACACACCTATCAAAGAAGAGAAATTTCCTATTCAATTAAGAATTGAAGTTATTGATAGAGTGGGAGTACTTAAAGACATATTAATGAGACTTTCTGATAGAGGAATTAATGTAATCGATGCAAGAGTAAAGACATCTCATGGCAAACCTGCATGCATAGACCTTAGAGTTGAACTGGAAAGCGCTAATCAATTAGAAATCACTATCAATCAAATACGTTCAATGGCTGATGTCTTAGATATTGCACGGACAGGAATTAATTAA
- a CDS encoding ABC transporter ATP-binding protein — protein MNNSSKEVLKINKLNAIYPNTSSYVLRGLNLHINRGDRLALVGSSGCGKSTVAKAVMQLLPNGCDCDGEIVLNGKNVLDLDKASLQTIRGKEVGLIFQDPMSRLNPLMTVGDHLVDTFKAHDDSEPMDNLVKKAKSILEKVGIDPLRFNSFPHEFSGGMRQRVAIALAICLRPPLIIADEPTTSLDTIVADQIMSELSLLCDEIGTALLLISHDLCMAYKWCNKIAILDYGQIVESGNIKEIVGNPKTEIAQRLVNSARILEGSQREIMNKSDALLRVNRLRCWHDLGFWPFNSFWLKAVNEVTFSLYEGETLGIVGPSGCGKSTLCRALTGLLPTRGGSVFFLGKNISNMNRKSLKQLRKYIQIIFQDPSASLNPKMSVMDAIIDPILIYKLLSRSQAREKARNLLELVGLTPTAMYEQRLPSQLSGGQQQRVVIARALALSPKILICDESVSMLDTEIQAEVLELLRSLQEKFKLSMLFITHDLSVAAGFCHRVLVFDKGEIIEENSGKNLFMNPKKYLTKKMVNACPRLPK, from the coding sequence ATGAATAATTCATCAAAAGAAGTTTTAAAGATAAATAAATTAAATGCTATTTATCCAAACACTTCATCTTATGTGTTAAGAGGACTAAATCTGCATATAAATCGTGGCGATAGGCTTGCATTAGTTGGTAGTTCAGGATGTGGTAAAAGTACTGTTGCTAAGGCTGTAATGCAGCTTCTTCCCAATGGATGTGATTGTGATGGCGAGATTGTTTTAAATGGAAAAAATGTATTGGATCTAGACAAGGCTTCTTTGCAAACTATTCGAGGGAAAGAGGTGGGATTGATTTTTCAGGATCCAATGTCACGTTTGAATCCTTTAATGACTGTTGGTGATCATTTGGTTGATACTTTTAAAGCTCATGATGATTCTGAACCAATGGATAACTTAGTGAAAAAAGCTAAAAGCATATTAGAAAAAGTTGGAATAGACCCTTTAAGATTTAATTCTTTTCCGCATGAATTCAGTGGAGGGATGAGACAACGTGTAGCAATTGCTTTGGCAATTTGTTTAAGACCTCCTTTGATAATTGCTGATGAACCTACAACTAGTTTGGATACAATCGTAGCTGATCAAATCATGAGTGAACTGAGTTTACTTTGTGATGAAATTGGAACGGCCTTACTATTAATTAGTCATGATTTATGTATGGCATATAAATGGTGTAATAAGATTGCAATACTTGATTACGGTCAAATAGTAGAATCTGGAAATATAAAAGAGATCGTTGGTAATCCAAAAACTGAGATTGCTCAAAGATTAGTGAATTCAGCAAGAATTTTAGAAGGTTCTCAGAGAGAAATAATGAATAAAAGCGATGCATTATTGAGAGTAAATAGATTACGTTGCTGGCATGATTTAGGCTTTTGGCCTTTCAATTCTTTTTGGTTGAAAGCTGTTAATGAAGTTACCTTCTCTTTGTATGAAGGTGAAACCCTTGGTATCGTAGGTCCATCAGGATGTGGCAAGAGTACTCTTTGTAGAGCGTTGACTGGCTTATTGCCTACTAGAGGTGGAAGTGTTTTTTTTCTTGGAAAGAATATTTCAAATATGAATAGAAAATCTTTAAAACAATTACGTAAATATATTCAAATTATTTTTCAAGATCCTTCTGCCTCTTTGAATCCTAAGATGTCAGTAATGGATGCAATTATAGATCCAATTCTTATCTATAAATTGCTAAGTCGATCTCAAGCTAGAGAAAAAGCTCGTAATCTTTTAGAACTAGTTGGTTTAACGCCTACAGCAATGTATGAACAACGCTTACCTTCTCAGCTTTCAGGAGGACAACAGCAAAGAGTAGTTATTGCAAGAGCACTTGCACTTAGTCCCAAAATACTTATCTGTGATGAAAGTGTCAGTATGTTAGATACTGAAATTCAAGCAGAAGTTTTGGAGTTACTACGCTCTTTGCAAGAAAAATTCAAATTGTCTATGTTGTTCATAACCCATGATTTATCTGTTGCTGCAGGATTTTGTCACAGAGTATTAGTGTTCGATAAAGGGGAAATTATCGAAGAGAATTCTGGTAAGAATTTGTTCATGAATCCTAAAAAATATCTCACAAAAAAAATGGTAAATGCATGCCCTAGACTTCCGAAATAA
- a CDS encoding RluA family pseudouridine synthase has protein sequence MNKEIKHEFGQGPGELFESEYNKPLPMRLDRWLVSQRAEQSRAHIQKFIEAGFARVNGKTGKAKTPIRPGDIIQLWVPPPEPLPYLKPEKIDLDILYEDNHLIVINKTAGIAVHPAPGNKSGTLVNGLINHCPDLPGIGGKLRPGIVHRLDKDTTGCIVVAKTQEALVKLQIQIQKRVASRNYIAVVHGSIKDNEGMIVGCIGRHPKDRKKYAVVDEESGRYACTHWKLIENLGNFSLLKFKLDTGRTHQIRVHSAHIGHPIIGDQTYSRCKKLPIKLGGQALHAVELGLIHPITLKKMKFTAPLPADFERLLKILQYKNNVISEV, from the coding sequence ATGAATAAAGAAATCAAACATGAATTTGGGCAGGGACCAGGTGAATTATTTGAGAGTGAATATAACAAACCTTTGCCTATGCGTCTTGATAGATGGCTGGTAAGTCAACGAGCCGAACAAAGTAGGGCTCATATTCAGAAATTCATTGAAGCGGGTTTTGCAAGAGTGAACGGTAAAACTGGAAAAGCAAAAACTCCCATTAGGCCAGGTGACATTATTCAACTTTGGGTTCCGCCACCTGAGCCTCTTCCTTACTTAAAACCAGAAAAAATTGATTTAGATATTTTATATGAAGATAATCATTTAATAGTCATCAATAAAACAGCTGGGATAGCAGTTCATCCTGCACCAGGGAATAAATCAGGAACTTTAGTTAATGGTTTAATCAATCATTGCCCAGACTTACCAGGCATCGGAGGTAAATTAAGGCCTGGAATAGTTCATCGCTTAGATAAAGACACAACTGGATGCATTGTCGTAGCGAAAACCCAAGAAGCCTTAGTTAAACTACAAATACAAATTCAAAAAAGAGTAGCCTCAAGAAATTATATTGCTGTTGTCCATGGATCTATTAAAGACAATGAAGGGATGATTGTTGGATGTATTGGTCGACATCCAAAAGATCGAAAAAAATATGCTGTAGTTGATGAGGAATCTGGTAGATATGCATGTACACATTGGAAATTAATTGAAAATCTGGGAAATTTTTCTCTTCTTAAATTCAAACTTGATACGGGTAGAACGCATCAAATTCGTGTTCATAGTGCACACATAGGTCATCCTATTATTGGAGACCAAACTTACAGTAGGTGTAAAAAATTACCTATTAAGCTTGGTGGCCAAGCTTTACATGCAGTTGAATTGGGTTTAATACACCCAATAACATTAAAAAAAATGAAATTTACAGCTCCATTACCTGCAGATTTTGAACGACTTTTAAAAATTTTACAATATAAAAATAATGTTATTTCGGAAGTCTAG